The following are encoded together in the bacterium genome:
- the hemC gene encoding hydroxymethylbilane synthase has translation MANKNHIRIGTRGSALALWQTDYISSELLRINPGLRIEKIIIKTTGDIILDSPLSTIGDKGLFTKEIEKAMLDNKIDLAVHSMKDLPTVLADGLTIGLVTQREDVRDVFISHPGKSYNTLDEVKNGGRIATGSLRRKSQLLYYRPDIVTVDIRGNLNTRRKKLEESDWDGMLLARAGVTRLGWDELVTEILDLEIMLPAVGQGALAVEIREDDHILASLIQPLEDTATRRAITAERSLLRKLEGGCQVPIGAYARQDKDILRMDAVVGSLDGQRMIRNRIEGPPSNAQALGEKLADMLRKQGADAILAEIRAADENDARS, from the coding sequence ATGGCGAATAAAAATCATATCCGTATTGGCACTCGCGGCAGTGCCTTGGCTCTATGGCAAACTGATTATATAAGCAGTGAACTCCTGCGTATTAATCCCGGCCTTCGGATCGAAAAAATTATTATCAAGACAACCGGCGACATCATTTTAGACTCACCGCTTTCCACCATTGGCGACAAAGGTCTTTTCACAAAGGAAATCGAAAAAGCAATGCTGGACAACAAAATTGATCTGGCCGTTCACAGCATGAAAGACCTTCCCACCGTGTTAGCCGATGGACTTACTATCGGTCTCGTTACACAGCGGGAAGATGTTCGCGACGTATTTATAAGTCACCCGGGCAAATCGTATAATACTTTGGATGAGGTAAAAAACGGCGGTAGGATTGCGACCGGAAGCCTGCGTCGCAAAAGCCAGTTACTGTATTACCGGCCGGATATTGTTACTGTGGACATTCGCGGGAATCTGAATACCCGGCGAAAAAAATTAGAAGAATCAGATTGGGACGGCATGCTGCTCGCGCGAGCAGGCGTGACCCGGTTGGGCTGGGATGAATTGGTCACAGAAATTCTTGATTTGGAAATAATGTTGCCGGCCGTCGGCCAGGGCGCATTGGCAGTTGAAATTCGGGAGGACGATCATATATTGGCATCGCTCATTCAGCCGCTTGAAGATACGGCAACGCGCCGGGCCATCACTGCGGAACGGTCGTTGTTACGGAAACTCGAAGGGGGTTGTCAGGTTCCGATTGGCGCGTATGCCCGCCAGGACAAAGACATACTCCGCATGGATGCCGTGGTAGGTTCACTCGACGGCCAAAGAATGATTCGTAACCGGATCGAAGGCCCGCCGTCGAATGCGCAGGCTCTTGGAGAAAAACTGGCCGATATGCTTCGGAAGCAGGGAGCCGATGCTATTTTAGCAGAAATCAGGGCAGCCGATGAAAACGATGCCCGTTCATAA
- a CDS encoding uroporphyrinogen-III synthase: MKTMPVHNNHAGLAGKRILVTRPADQSNEIISLLQHAGAEVVLFPTISINPAEDWTACDDALDNLDLWDALIFTSANGVRFFVEHVKEVFPHLIQKLQNCTAYAVGEKTMAVADSFGLPALCFNQAQNAEVLAEELARRVKGKILFPCGNLTGDTVKVRLSDVGVGVTQVVVYQTLPYKPDNTDQVIKELKNKHINAIAFFSPSGIKHFLDLIPQSYVEGCAIAAIGTTTAAAARSLGLFPDIVAETPDSKNLIKTMENYYRDRS, from the coding sequence ATGAAAACGATGCCCGTTCATAATAACCATGCAGGATTAGCCGGTAAACGAATACTGGTTACCCGCCCCGCAGACCAGTCGAATGAAATCATTTCCCTTTTACAACATGCAGGCGCTGAAGTTGTCCTCTTTCCGACAATATCAATAAACCCCGCTGAAGATTGGACAGCATGTGATGATGCGTTGGACAATCTTGATTTATGGGATGCTTTAATATTCACCAGCGCCAACGGCGTTCGTTTTTTTGTTGAGCATGTGAAAGAGGTATTTCCCCATCTGATACAAAAACTGCAAAACTGCACGGCCTATGCCGTCGGTGAAAAAACTATGGCCGTCGCAGATTCATTTGGTTTGCCGGCATTGTGTTTTAATCAGGCGCAGAACGCAGAGGTGTTGGCGGAGGAACTCGCGCGGCGAGTGAAAGGAAAAATTCTTTTTCCGTGCGGTAACTTGACGGGAGATACAGTGAAGGTCAGGTTATCAGACGTCGGCGTCGGCGTGACGCAAGTTGTGGTATACCAAACGCTGCCGTATAAACCTGATAATACGGATCAAGTGATAAAGGAGTTGAAAAATAAACATATTAACGCCATCGCTTTTTTTAGTCCTTCCGGCATTAAACATTTTCTCGATCTGATTCCGCAGTCTTATGTAGAAGGATGCGCCATTGCGGCGATTGGAACGACGACGGCAGCGGCAGCGCGCAGCCTTGGATTATTCCCGGATATCGTTGCTGAAACACCCGATTCAAAAAACCTGATTAAAACGATGGAGAATTATTATCGTGACCGATCATAA
- a CDS encoding uroporphyrinogen decarboxylase — translation MTDHKKNNNGTDHLFLKACRREPVSRTPVWFMRQAGRYLPEYRAVRSKVDFLTLCKTPELAAEVTVQPVDIIGVDAAIIFSDILVIPEAMGMELIVEENKGGPKFPSPLRTRAAIERLQQPDPYSDLKYVLDALHVTRRCLNGRVPLIGFSGAPWTLATYMVEGQGSKNFRYIKEWMFTQPADIHRLLDKLTKAVIAYLKAQIESGAQAVQIFDTWGGILSREDFREFSLPYITRIVSSVRTTGVPVIVFCKDCGQALEEIIGTGADVIGIDWTTDMRVARERVSGRAAIQGNLDPTMLYAPIPRIEDAVSSILQYYGHGAGHIFNLGHGILPDTPVDNVRAFVDAVKRLSPAYHT, via the coding sequence GTGACCGATCATAAAAAAAATAATAACGGAACGGACCACCTTTTTTTGAAAGCATGCCGCCGCGAACCGGTGAGCCGCACGCCGGTATGGTTCATGCGCCAGGCGGGGCGGTATTTGCCGGAATACCGTGCTGTACGTTCGAAGGTGGATTTTTTGACATTGTGTAAAACACCGGAACTTGCCGCAGAAGTGACCGTGCAGCCGGTGGATATCATCGGCGTAGACGCTGCAATAATTTTTTCAGATATACTCGTCATTCCTGAAGCAATGGGGATGGAACTTATCGTGGAAGAAAATAAGGGCGGGCCAAAGTTTCCATCTCCGCTCCGTACCCGCGCTGCGATCGAAAGATTACAACAACCCGATCCGTACTCAGACTTAAAGTACGTGTTGGACGCACTGCATGTGACCAGGCGATGCCTGAACGGCCGAGTGCCGCTGATCGGATTTTCCGGCGCACCATGGACACTCGCCACATACATGGTCGAAGGACAGGGTTCAAAAAATTTTCGGTACATCAAAGAGTGGATGTTTACTCAGCCGGCAGATATTCACCGATTGCTTGATAAATTAACCAAGGCGGTCATTGCTTATCTTAAGGCGCAAATAGAATCCGGCGCTCAAGCCGTTCAGATATTCGATACTTGGGGCGGAATATTGTCGCGCGAGGATTTTCGCGAATTTTCTTTGCCGTACATAACGCGCATTGTATCCTCGGTTAGAACCACCGGCGTTCCTGTGATTGTTTTCTGCAAAGATTGCGGGCAAGCGCTGGAGGAAATTATCGGCACCGGCGCGGATGTGATCGGGATCGACTGGACGACCGACATGCGCGTAGCGAGGGAAAGAGTTTCAGGCCGAGCCGCTATCCAGGGAAATCTTGATCCAACTATGTTGTATGCGCCGATACCGCGAATTGAAGACGCCGTATCATCTATTCTGCAGTATTACGGACACGGCGCGGGACATATTTTTAATCTGGGCCATGGTATTCTTCCGGATACGCCGGTGGATAACGTTCGTGCATTTGTGGATGCGGTGAAGCGGCTGAGCCCTGCCTATCATACATAA